The proteins below are encoded in one region of Oreochromis niloticus isolate F11D_XX linkage group LG6, O_niloticus_UMD_NMBU, whole genome shotgun sequence:
- the mtnr1aa gene encoding melatonin receptor type 1A-A isoform X2 produces MTSMGNIFVVSLAVADLVVAIYPYPLVLTSIFHNGWNLGYVHCQISGFLMGVSVIGSIFNITGIAINRYCYICHSLKYDKLYSDKNSVCYVLLIWALTVVAIVPNLFVGSLQYDPRVYSCTFVQSASSAYTIAVVFFHFILPIMIVTYCYLRIWILVIQVRRRVKPDNRPKLTPHDVRNFVTMFVVFVLFAVCWAPLNFIGLAVAIKPEVVIPLIPEWLFVASYFMAYFNSCLNAIVYGVLNQNFRREYKRIVVSVCTARIFFQDSSNDAGERLKSKPSPLMTNNNQVKVDSV; encoded by the coding sequence GGAACATCTTTGTGGTGAGCCTGGCAGTAGCAGACCTTGTGGTGGCCATCTACCCATACCCTCTGGTCCTCACGTCCATCTTCCACAATGGCTGGAACCTGGGTTACGTCCACTGCCAAATCAGCGGCTTCCTCATGGGTGTCAGCGTCATcggctccatcttcaacatcacCGGTATCGCCATCAACCGATACTGTTACATCTGCCACAGCCTCAAATACGATAAACTGTACAGCGACAAAAACTCCGTCTGCTATGTGTTGTTAATCTGGGCGCTGACTGTTGTTGCCATCGTGCCCAACCTGTTTGTGGGCTCGCTTCAGTACGACCCGCGGGTTTATTCCTGCACATTTGTTCAGTCAGCCAGCTCCGCGTACACCATCGCCGTGGTCTTCTTCCACTTCATTTTACCCATCATGATTGTCACCTACTGCTACCTGCGCATTTGGATATTGGTCATACAGGTAAGGAGACGGGTCAAGCCAGACAATCGACCCAAGCTGACGCCACATGACGTTAGGAACTTTGTTAccatgtttgtggtgtttgtgctCTTTGCCGTGTGCTGGGCACCGCTAAACTTCATCGGACTGGCTGTAGCGATCAAACCGGAGGTTGTGATTCCCCTCATCCCTGAGTGGTTGTTCGTGGCCAGCTACTTCATGGCCTACTTCAACAGCTGCCTTAATGCCATTGTGTATGGCGTGCTGAACCAGAACTTCCGGCGCGAGTACAAGCGTATTGTAGTGTCAGTGTGCACGGCTCGCATCTTCTTCCAGGACAGCTCGAATGACGCAGGGGAGCGGCTCAAGAGTAAACCGTCACCGCTCATGACCAACAACAACCAGGTCAAAGTGGACTCTGTCTGA